The Faecalibacterium sp. I3-3-89 sequence GCAACTTTGCAAACAAGCTGTGGAACGCCACCCGCTTCGTGCTGATGAACCTGCCCGAGGACTTCCAGCCCGGCCTGCCCAGTGAGGACAAGCTGGACATGAGCGACAAGTGGGTGCTGACCAAGCTGAATCAGGTGGCCGGTGCCATGAGCGACAACCTTGACCACTACGAGATGGGTCTGGCTGCGGCGAAGATCAACAGCTTCATCTGGGACGTCTACTGCGACTGGTTCATCGAGATCGCAAAGCCCCGCCTGAACTCCGGCGACGCCGAGCAGGCCGACACCGCCCGCCGCGTGCTGGTGTATGTGCTGGACAAGGCCCTCAAGCTGCTGCATCCATTCATGCCCTTTATCACCGAGGAGTTGTATCAGGCCCTGCCCGGCTCTGCCGAGACCATTATGACGCAGGAATGGCCCACCGTGGACGAGAGCCACAACTGGGCAGAGGAAGAGGAAGCCTTCGAGAAGGTGATGGACTACATCAAGGCTGTGCGTACCATGCGCACCGAGATGAACGTCCACCCTGCCAAGAAGACCAGCATGATCATCGAGACGGCCGACCCGGCCCCCTTCCAGAACGCCGAAGTCTATCTGGCAAAGTTCGCGTTCGCCACCGATGTGACCTTCACCGCCAAGTATGAGGGCAGCACCGACGGCATGGTGCAGGTGTCCACCCACGCCGCCCGCGGCTTCATCCCCATGATGGAGCTGATCGACCGTGACAAGGAGCTGGCCCGCCTGAACAAGGAAAAGGCCAAGGCCGAGAAGGAGCTGGCCATGTTCGAGAACCAGCTCAACAACCCCAAGTTCGTCGAGCGCGCCCCTGCCGCACTGGTGGAGGACATCCGCGCCAAGCACGCCAAGAGTCAGGATAAGCTCGCCAACATTGAGCAGAGCATCAAGGCTCTGGGCTGATGCGGGGAAAGGAGATACCCACGGAGTCCAATATGCAAAAGACCTCTCCTTGGCTCATTGCGACGCGAGTCCTCTTTACCTTCGCGCTCATCGCCTGCATCGTGTTCATCTTCTCGAACTCCATGCAGATCGCCGACGTCTCATCTGTGGCCAGCGGCAGGGCGCTGACCCTGATGCGAAAGGTGTTCACCCGGCTGGGGATGCCCGGCATCGCCAGCCGCCTGACCGACCACATCGTGCGCAAGATGGCGCATTTCTGCGAGTATATGCTGGAAGGCTTCCTGCTGACGCTCTGCCTGCGGGTCTACACCCGGCGGTTCGTCCGCCACATCTCGTGGCCCATTCTGGGCGGTCTGCTCACGGCCCTGACCGACGAGACCATCCAGATGTTCAGCGATGGCCGGAGCAGCCAGATCACCGATGTCTGGCTGGATTTTTCCGGTGTGCTGACCGGCATTCTGGTGGGGATGTTCTGTCTGGCCCTGTGCAGGATGTGCTATCTGCTCTACAAACATCGAAATGAGGATTGACGCAATGACCATCGAACAGGCAAACGAATATTTTTCCTCTCTGCCCGAGGGTTTTGCCCCGGCGGAGGAGCTGAGCGCTGCCCTGACGGCGGATGCCCGGAAGGTGCAGTTCGTCGGCGTGGCCGGTACGGCGGGCAAGACCGCTGCCGCCGGTCTGCTGACGGCGATCCTGCGGGAGGCAGCGTTCCACACCGGCTTCTACCGTGCCGGATGCGAGCCGCTGTCGGCCCGCATCGCCATCGGCGGCGTGTCGGTGGACCCGGTGCTGTTCTGTCAGGCCGCAGAGGCCCTCAGCGCCGCAAAGCCTCTGCCCCGCGCAGCGGCAGAGCTGGCGGCTGCGGCCTGCTGCTTCGGTGCGGCAGGCTGTAAGCTGGCTGTGGTGGAGCTGCCGGATGCCGGTCTGGCGGCTGCCCTGCCCAGTATGCCGGTCTGCGCCGTCACAGCCATCGGCCCCGACGGCGTGAGCCGTTCGGTGGAGCGTCTGGCCGCGCTGGCGGCGGGCGTCATGCGGAAAGGCGCGGTCTGCGTCACCGCGCCGGAGCAGCCGAAGGCTGTCCTGAGCGAGCTGGTGGTGGCCGCAGCCAAGGCGGAGTGCGAGCTTGTGGTGCCCGACGCCGAGGACATCACCTTCCTTGAGGCGGAAAAATTCACCAGCCGGGTGGACTACGGCGGATACACCGCGCCGCTGGCCTTCCTTGGCCGTCACGCGGCGGGCAATGCCGCCGTCGCAGTCGAGCTGGCGCTGGCCCTCTGGCGGAAGGGCTTCGAGATCCCCGATGAGGCCATTCTGGCGGGCCTTGCCGCTGTGGAGAACCGCAGCAGCATCCGCGTCCTGTCCCAGAAGCCCCTCATCATCCTCGACGCCTGCCGTACCCCCCAGCAGGCCGCAGCCCTTCTGCGCGTCCTCAATATGGCCAAGGTGCGCCACATGAGCGCTGTCATCGGCCTGACCGGGGAGGAGGGCGCAGAGGCCTTCTTTTCCGTGCTGGAAAGCGGTCTGACCCCCGAGGAACAGAAGAAGGACAAGGGGACGATGCCCGGCATGAACGAGAACCCCTTCGACAAAGTCTTCCTCGTTGCCCCGGCGGGAACGGAAGCTGCGCTGGCCGAGCGCCTGACCGAAAAGGCACGGTATCACTTCGACGCCGTGCTCTGCCCGTCGCTGGACGACGCCGTCAAGCAGGCGAAAGCCAACAGCCGCCGCGGCCTGCTGGTCTGCGGCAGTGAGGCCATCGCCCTCGAGGCTGAGAAACTGTTGAGCGACACCGTTCTCTAAAAAATAACCCGAAAGACCTGTACACTGAAAAGGTGCACAGGTCTTTTCTTTATCCAGAAAAAGGACAAGCAAAGGAGATGAGGATATGGCAACCGTGACTTTCAGCGCGGCAGACGATGTGCTCTACGCCTACCTGGCCGGTGAGATCGACCACGATGCGGCGCAGGGGCTGCGCATCCAGCTGGACGACGCCCTGCTGACCCGCAGCCCCCGCATTCTGGTTATGGATCTCGGCGGAGTGGGATTCATGGATTCGTCGGGCATCGGGCTGATCTTAGGGCGGCAGCGCTGTGCCCGGACGCTGGGCGGCAGCCTGCGCATCCAGCACGCGCCGGAACAGCTCCGGCGGGTCTTACAACTTGCAGGCATCCCCTGCACCGAGCCGGGCGGGGAAATATCAGGAGGGATATGAAATGAAAGCGGAAAACAGTGTGAAGATCCAGTTTGACTCCCTGAGTGCCAACGAGGCCTTTGCCCGGGGCGCGGCGGCAGCATTTCTGGCCCGGTACGACCCCACTGTGCCCCAGCTGGCCGACATCAAGACGGCGGTGTCCGAGGCAGTGACCAACTGCATCGTCCACGCCTACCCCGACCGCATCGGCCCGGTGACGCTGTGCATCGCAGTCTACCCGGAACGGCTGGTCAAGATCACGGTGATGGATAAAGGCATCGGCATCCCGGACATCGGGCGGGCGATGGAGCCGCTCTTCACCACCGGAAATCCGGAGGAGCGCTCCGGTCTGGGCTTTGCCGTGATGCAGAGCTTTATGGATAAGGTCAAGGTGTCCTCCCAGCCCGGTAAGGGGACGCGGGTGGTGCTGACCAAGCGGCTGGATGAGCGCTCTACATAATAAAAGAAAAGAGGGCGTTGCAATGGTAACGGACAAGACCCGGCGGAGTGCATTCATCGAGCAGAATCTGGGGCTGGTGCATTCCTGCGCCGGGCGGTTCCGGGGCAGGGGCATCGAGTACGATGACCTCTACAGCGCGGGGTGCATGGGGCTGGTCAAGGCCTATGACGGCTTTGACGAGTCGCGGGGCGTCTGCTTTTCCACCTATGCCGTGCCGGTCATTCTGGGGGAGATCAAAAAGCTGTTCCGGGATG is a genomic window containing:
- a CDS encoding VanZ family protein, with product MQKTSPWLIATRVLFTFALIACIVFIFSNSMQIADVSSVASGRALTLMRKVFTRLGMPGIASRLTDHIVRKMAHFCEYMLEGFLLTLCLRVYTRRFVRHISWPILGGLLTALTDETIQMFSDGRSSQITDVWLDFSGVLTGILVGMFCLALCRMCYLLYKHRNED
- a CDS encoding anti-sigma factor antagonist (This anti-anti-sigma factor, or anti-sigma factor antagonist, belongs to a family that includes characterized members SpoIIAA, RsbV, RsfA, and RsfB.) yields the protein MATVTFSAADDVLYAYLAGEIDHDAAQGLRIQLDDALLTRSPRILVMDLGGVGFMDSSGIGLILGRQRCARTLGGSLRIQHAPEQLRRVLQLAGIPCTEPGGEISGGI
- a CDS encoding folylpolyglutamate synthase, translating into MTIEQANEYFSSLPEGFAPAEELSAALTADARKVQFVGVAGTAGKTAAAGLLTAILREAAFHTGFYRAGCEPLSARIAIGGVSVDPVLFCQAAEALSAAKPLPRAAAELAAAACCFGAAGCKLAVVELPDAGLAAALPSMPVCAVTAIGPDGVSRSVERLAALAAGVMRKGAVCVTAPEQPKAVLSELVVAAAKAECELVVPDAEDITFLEAEKFTSRVDYGGYTAPLAFLGRHAAGNAAVAVELALALWRKGFEIPDEAILAGLAAVENRSSIRVLSQKPLIILDACRTPQQAAALLRVLNMAKVRHMSAVIGLTGEEGAEAFFSVLESGLTPEEQKKDKGTMPGMNENPFDKVFLVAPAGTEAALAERLTEKARYHFDAVLCPSLDDAVKQAKANSRRGLLVCGSEAIALEAEKLLSDTVL
- the spoIIAB gene encoding anti-sigma F factor; the protein is MKAENSVKIQFDSLSANEAFARGAAAAFLARYDPTVPQLADIKTAVSEAVTNCIVHAYPDRIGPVTLCIAVYPERLVKITVMDKGIGIPDIGRAMEPLFTTGNPEERSGLGFAVMQSFMDKVKVSSQPGKGTRVVLTKRLDERST